The following proteins are encoded in a genomic region of Mytilus trossulus isolate FHL-02 unplaced genomic scaffold, PNRI_Mtr1.1.1.hap1 h1tg000445l__unscaffolded, whole genome shotgun sequence:
- the LOC134702393 gene encoding uncharacterized protein LOC134702393 codes for MTLTNGYRLFTGIGLRDKIKDDVKEAGVDEESELFKYAEHMSSYIVNSRSDNTAKSYFYAFKRWGTFIKKHGFQALPPQPVRIALYITYLFDTGATCNTINSAIYSIKWVHEMRNFADQTKNSYLHSLQESAKRVATVKKHKKDPVSLDMLLKLCSMFSDSQDLLVVRYLTMILLSFAGFLRFDEISYLLCKNVEVKSDYLILYIEKSKTDQYRNGNEVLISKGDTIACPYEMFLKYVNLSGVNLESNFFLFRPMFRSKSICKLIYKNKKLSYTTARESIISRLKLVSKDLKLGLHSMRQVVLLLQQSRMSMIGYGNDTVVGKVTVVRMVTLWIQLIKGCK; via the exons ATGACTTTAACAAATGGCTATAGGCTATTCACag GAATAGGTTTGAGAGACAAAATTAAGGATGATGTTAAAGAAGCCGGAGTAGACGAGGAATCTGAACTTTTCAAGTATGCAGAACATATGTCCAGTTATATTGTGAACAGTAGAAGTGATAATACAGCAAAATCGTACTTTTATGCATTTAAACGGTGGggaacatttattaaaaaacatgGTTTTCAAGCTTTACCACCACAGCCGGTTCGTATagctttatatataacttactTGTTTGACACTGGTGCTACATGTAACACTATTAATTCTGCTATATATAGTATAAAATGGGTGCATGAAATGAGAAATTTTGCAGATCAAActaaaaattcatatttacatTCATTACAAGAATCTGCCAAGAGAGTGGCTACTGTTAAGAAACACAAGAAGGATCCCGTTTCATTAGatatgttattgaaattgtGCAGCATGTTTTCAGATAGCCAAGATTTACTTGTGGTTCGTTATTTAACAATGATTTTACTGTCTTTTGCTGGGTTTTTGCGTTTCGATGAGATAAGCTATCTTTTGTGTAAAAATGTTGAAGTTAAatcagattatttaattttgtatatagagAAGAGTAAGACTGACCAGTATCGTAATGGTAATGAGGTTTTAATTTCCAAGGGGGATACCATTGCTTGTCcatatgaaatgtttttgaaatatgtaaatCTTTCAGGTGTCAATTTGGAATCAAATTTTTTCCTGTTTAGACCTATGTTTCGTTCTAAAAGTATTTGtaaacttatatataaaaacaaaaagcttAGTTATACTACAGCCAGAGAAAGCATTATTTCTAGACTGAAACTAGTTTCAAAAGACCTGAAGCTTGGATTGCATTCAATGCGTCAGGTGGTGCTACTGCTGCAGCAAAGTCGGATGTCAATGATAGGGTATGGAAACGACACGGTCGTTGGAAAAGTGACAGTAGTAAGGATGGTTACGTTGTGGATTCAGTTGATAAAAGGCTGCAAGTGA